AGTGTACAGAACGAGGTCAACTCTCATACTTGTCTAATACGCGAGTCCATTTCCTGACCTCCTCCCTtgatctcctcttcttcccccccctGTCTTCCTCCCCGTCTCCCTGACAAAGATGGCGTCGTCAGGCTTCATAACCCCGCTTATGTGTCACCTGAGACTTGTGAACTCACTGACAGGATCAAACGGGATGAGATTCAATACTGCAACCCTTAAGTCCTTTCTTGAAGCTTcggttttcttgtttattttttatttagtatcATAATTTCGACCTTTTTTCATTTAGTATCATGATTTTgacttttcttccactttttttttgttattattatttttactatttttctttgaccttcctttctttttattagtaCAGTACCATAATCTTGACTTATTCCAACGTTTCTCTGTTATTTTGTATCATaacttttacttcttttatttaactttcctttcttttataaaCTGAGTATCATAATTTTCATCTCCTTTgatattcccttctttttcatctagtatcacaccttttttttttttttaattttccttttttttttttcttgcagtcTTGAACATGCTGCAGGTGGAAGTTATGAAGGTGATGGGTGTGGTGACTCTGCTGGCAACGCAAGGCAGATGATGAGTAAAGACGAGTGATGAGCAGAGAGGTGACACAAGCAACTCTTTATAATCaatatataattcttttttaacattatctaaactttttttttgtcgattTGTTACACGTGGTTGCCTAAAGAGTCATGGATTATTTTTGGCCTGCACAGATAAAtcgataactttttttttttttttttttatctaaactggtcttttttttatgatttgttACATGTGAACCCCTAAAAAAAGTCATGAATTATTTTGCCCTACGCAGATACACCGATggataactttttttattttttatttaaactttcCTTTTTAATAATGAGTTATATGTggatccttaaaaaaaaaaaaaaagtcatgcatTATTTTCTCCTGCACAGATAGTCTTTATGTCCCAAAGGCATAGAAAACGGGCCATTATGGAACACTGTCCTTTACATTTACGTAAAGAATAGGAAACATTACTGCATGTACTCAGAAAAACCACAgcatttgttatatatatatatatattttttcctgatGGAGAGTGTTCAGTGACGAGTGagctgtgtgttgttattggCGTTGTCTATTATGTTATCTATGCTGTAATGATTTGTTGCTATTCACTACATTGTTGTATATTTATCAGTGTATAATATTTGTTACTATATAGAAGCCCTACTCCCTTGCGTAATACAAGAATTCATGTTTGTACTAAGGAGAGTCATGCTACAACTACAAATCCTACTactaaaagaacaacaaaaatgactactactactactactactactactacatacaacTTAGTACCACAACTACTGCCAacagcattactactactactactactactactactactactactactattactactactactactacatacaacTTAGTACCACAATTACTGCCAacagcattactactactactactactactactacttccctcACGGCTAGGCATCCCATGACAAGCGTACCAACCTAACCTTACGAATCCCTGAGTGCGTCTGTGTGTATATAAGCCTTTTTGTATTCTGATGAGAGTTACGAATAAACAGTGAGATGATGAGGCGAAGATggcaccttttttttcatcctttttgtcctcctcctcctcctcctcctcctcctcttcctcctccttacagtGTATCCATGTGGAATTGGGGACTTTTAATGGGAGTGGATGTTTGcttgttctatttctctcaCAGCATAGCCATCCcgttcatggtggtggtggtggtggtggtgataatgataataataataataataataataataataataataataataaaagtaataacaataagaaaaagaaaaaagaataagaacaagaacaagaagaacaagaagatcaagaagtaaaagaaaaagaggaagaggaaggagaagaagaaaggaaacaataaataTTACGAAAACGAACAGTACGAaagaaaccaagagagagagagagagagagagagagagaattagaacaatgaccacactaccaccaccaccaccaccactgcctcccgCCATCACTGCCTGGTACGGTtagctcttccttcctccctctctccctcccctccctcagcctctttcctccctcttcagaCACTGCTTCCTCCCACGTCACTCCCACTTCGCCTCGGGGCAACGCTAACTGTGAaccgtaattctctctctctctctctctctctctctctctctctctctctctctctctcttaaaaggaagggaattgagataagataaggagagagagagagagagagagagagagagagagagagagagagagagagagagagagagagagagagagattaagtgaTTTATTGattaacagaaagagaaagaaaagacttttATAATTAACAACTGAATAACCTTACTAATGCAGACGTTGTaattgcaaaataaataaataaataaataaaataaataagtaaacaaacaaataaataagtagataaataagtaaataaataaataaataaataaataaaataaatgaataaataaataaatgaataaacaaacaaatgaagttttaacaaagaaaaaatattagctTTAACAAATACTTAatgcagttgtgtgtgtgtgtgtgtgtgtgtgtgtgtgtgtgtgtgtgtgtgtgtgtgtgtgtgtgtgtgtgtgtgtgtgtgtgtgtctgcacaGGGCACAAAATTAACGGTGCATTGAGGCaagcgggggaggaggaggaaggcaggggaagggagggacgaaggaatggatggatggatagaaggATGGgcggatggaaggatggaaggagggagggagcgagaatTAGAAAGATGGCTGATgaataaagatggaaggaaaactgggaattaaataagaaaaaaagggagaatatgGAAAttgagtgttgagagagagagagagagagagagagagagagagagagagagagagagagagagagagagagagagagagagagagagagagagatttacttaGACCACAATATTATCTCTCATCAccacctgtaccaccaccacaagaacaCAGGCAAGAGACGATGCATTCACCTGCCTAATTAACACACAGGTGAAGGTGTCAACGTGGAGACGCGTCACTAAcctttataacttttttttttttcatttccttatgttcttagtcattagggagctttaaatgattagacaaatttatagatacgtttcatacaggggctgacacgtgtaggtctggtgacttcctgcagcttcccttagtTTATGTTCTAACCGATTACtgcaggaaggaaataaagaagatataagaaaaagacTGCAGAGGAATGAATGGGTGTGTGATGTAAACAAGAGAGAGGATacgagtaataaaaaaaaggagggtcaggaagtaaataaagaagagggggagagagagagagagataaatgatgcaaagatgaaaaaaaaataaaggataatgaggaagagaataacGTGATGCATGAGAAAATAggtgaaggagaataaaagaagagaaaacataaaagaaattgATACAAATGAAGAATACTAAAAATAAGAGAGGATAAAAACAGTGATAGGAGAAAATGTAGGATGATAACAGACCAGGACAATAAACGAAGATGAATTATATAAAgggaaaaactgagaaaaaaaaaaacaagagagataaacaaaggccacaaaaatgaaaactaaacaaGTGGCGCCTTTATAAAGCTTCAGTTTGTGaccatgattctctctctctctctctctctctctctctctctctctctctctctcattaagggCTGCGTCACTGGTCACCTTAACCCCAGAAGGACATATAAACACCACAAATATTTGAGAgccacacttaaaacacacgacATAAGGTAAAAGTATTAAGTAATCTCTACCTTTCTCTCgcttcttgcttctttttttctgggaaCGGCGTCACAAGCGGTAATTCTTTTGTAgtgccttttcttctcctctcccttggcTGGTCTCCTCAATATATGTAAAGAAATTCGATGTAGGTCTTAAGTTTAGGGCGTAAGATACTAACAGGGTGCATAAGGTTGTTTACATGCTCGTATAAACAACAATGACTGCGACCCATTCTGAAACTCATTCGCGCCGCATCCCCACTACACgtaagcctctagttgaagtgacacgggtttaaaaggtgtttttttacggttctagtggcagattaacgaGGTTTCTACACttttaacaagagaaacagtcttgagaatccagctggtcatctctgtggcatttgaaaatagcTGTGGTGAGAAtgtaaagcgtttctgaatacgggccttcATTCCTAACGTTGCTTTGTATCGGACAGTTGTGGATTGTGAAGGTGAGAAAACACTGAGGAAGACTCGCTGCTGAAACGTTAAAGAAGTAAAAACTTCTTGCTTCATCTCCACAACGCacctttaaccctttccctgctaTTTTCACACCTTTCCtgtcactaaccactctgagacgtctcttcttattctgcagccacctccaaacgTTACACGGATTAGAGATTGCAGAATTTCTGTCGTTTTCATCAACCTCCTCCTTGTACGTGCTTATGAAGATTTTGAACATATCTCAGTGGTGTGAATTGTTGATTATCGTTGTGAAATATTTAATGCTGTTTTCCTTCTTGAATTCATGTGTTGTATTAATTCAGTTTTCCCTTCATgagtttttatttactcatttattcattcatttatctatgttattcttctccactttcctttccttgtagcTGAGGTTCGGTTAAGTTGGGATTAAGTTGAACTACGTCAGGTTTCGTTAGGTAAGGATACACTTAAGTAGGCTACAGTAGATTAGATTAGCTAAGGTCACGCTatgttaagctaggttaggataggttaagttaggttggactggaattgcttaggttagggaagagaggagagtggaaaATATCATAACGAAACTCAATAACACTTTAAATCATCATTACCCTTTTTTCTGGAATAACATCACCTTTAAATGAGCAAGTCTACACTACTCACACATCAAAAATCCAAAGAATCTATTGTTGcattaattattcttttatttcatgcAGAGGAAATGCCTTAAAGAATCCACCAGTTAAAGTTACAAGTTCctgatttattttgtttgggAGGTGGAGAGTGAAACTGTgtggggaagctgcaagacgccaggcctacacgtggcgctccctgtggtggagagtggagagtggaaggtggatgagagagaggagttatATATCTTTGTATTTATCCCTGTGGCTGAGGATGGGAATATctgggagggaggtggagggtgggACTGTCTGGGGCTGTCTGAGTGTTTGACATGTGGCTGTTGTGAGGTACGTGAATTTTCTGTCGGACCTTCAGATTAACCgcacccaccgccaccaccaccaccaccaccacgacaggTACCCCACAATGGTGCAATGGCTTCAGGTGACAGCCCCGCGGCAACCTTGGTGGATGACACGGCTTATGGTTTAGTAACAtgtcaccaccgtcaccaccatcaccaccattactaccagcttaatgagagagagagagagagagagagagagagagagagagagagagagagagagagagagagaaataccttAACGCGAATTGTTTTAGTTATtagtcatttctttttcttatgtttttttttcgtattttctcttctattatttctctttttcatctttatcatgatttttcgttttcttttctttctttctttagtcaTTTCTGCGGTGTATccttgttttgttctctctctctctctctctctctctctctctctctctctctctctctctctctctctctctctctctctctctcaacttttttctaGGAATTTAtgttctttatcatttttcttctccttccttcattccttcattctttcccctcccttctcattgctattttttatcctaatctctctctctctctctctctctctctctctctctctctctctctctctctctctctctctctctctctctctctctaaacttttTTCTAGGTATTTAtgttctttatcatttttcttctccttccttcattccttcattctttcccctcccttctcattgctattttttatcctaatctctctctctctctctctctctctctctctctctctctctctctctctctctctctctctctctctctctctcaggcagatCACAACACGCGACACAAGTCTCTAAGTGTATTTACAGGGGTCAGTTAGGTAATTACAATAtaaacaacaactataacataAGCAATAATTTCGTTCCTTTGGCCGTGGAGACAAGCTGACATCTTCACTGGGGGCTTGCTGgcagggaacacaaaggaagaacaaacagcagcagacctcttGACCCGCGGGAGGCTGTTTGTGCtaaagaggagtggagaggataggAAAACAATGGAAGGTGAGAAAGGAAGTTAATGATAACGAAGGGGAagttgaggaagagaaggatgcgctggtggaggaaaggtacagagaagggagaggaaaggaaggagggagggagatggatactagatggaaggaaggggagaataaagggaaatgaaagatagatagatggtttTTCGTAACTGTTTCGCTTCAtgtagtggtgggtggtggtggtagtagtggtagtggtggtagtggtggtggtggtggtggtagaaacaGACAGCCAACAAGCTTCAGTGTACGTGACGCGTGTACACGTACGTAATAACGAAGACGTGTACACCATGAGCATatacgtgtacgtgtgtgtgtgtgtgtgtgtgtgtgtgtgtgtgtgtgtgtgtgtgtgtgtgtgtgtgtgtgtgtgtgtgtgtgtgtgtgtgtgtgtgtgtgtgtgtaataccaACGATACTCACGCCACTTACACACGCACAACCACAGACACGTACACgtacaaacacacgcacactagCAGGTATTGTAAGTGATGCCAGCGTAGGTGCACAGGATGGAGACGGAGATGGTGACGGAGCGGTTGGTGGAGAaggtggtgacggtggcggtggtgctgacGGTGCTCCAGATCTGgaagaagaacttgccttccTTTGACTCCCTATCTGAGTCTAGTGGGTCTTCTCCCTCCTCGAGGGTGCTGCCGTAGAGACGCGCTGAGTCTTTGCTCACCTCCCAGTCCGCCGCCAGCTTCCGGGAACGTCTAAGGCGCCGACCCATGCATGCCTCTGGTGTGCCCATGCCGGCTGACGGGGCGGCGAACGGGTAATGAGTACAGGAacaaaagcaggaggaggaggaggaggaggaggaggaggaggaggaggaggaggaggaggaggaggagaaagaagagggaacagCGATGACTAACGATTTAACAGACATTATGCAAACATGTATggaatttactactactacaactactactactactactactactactactactactactactactactactactgccgccatTCCACTTACTGGTGTAGCAGGTGTAGGGCAcgatggaggtgaaggaggagaggaaggtccaggtggtggtggatcgCGCTTTATTGACGAAGAACTTGCCtggggaaagaaatggagatgaaaggGTGGCGATGATGCGATGACAGGGCGATGAGTGTGATGGTGAATGATGGTCGTGATGTCTGGGCACCTCACCGCATAAGTAGATGTAAttacgagaggaaaaaaaaatacatgaaagaggaaaagaattaaggaaagagagagaggaaggcgggAAGAGGACAAACGTGGTACAGACAGGATGATATTGATTaccatgataaataaataaaataaagtacaattaaataaacacaaatagaaaaaaaaaaataatcataatactgAAATTCGTGGACACTggacatgtacgagtataccaCCTGccccccctcctttctctctctctctctctctctctctctctctctctctctctctctctctctctctctctctctctctctcttaagaataaaaataaaacaatattaatataaaaaaaaaaaaaaaaaaaatctctctctctctctctctctctctctctctctctctctctctctctctctctctctctctctctctctctctgtccttaccGCCCTGGTCGTCAGCGCCCCCCTTTGCTGGCCTTGTCCtggctggtagtggtggtggtggccgtgttGTTCCCCTCCGCCTTAGCCTCACCTTCACCCTTGGGCTCCTTGGCTGCCTTCGTGCCGCCCCCCGCATCTTGACCCGCGGCAGAGAAGCACAGCAGCGC
This genomic window from Scylla paramamosain isolate STU-SP2022 chromosome 33, ASM3559412v1, whole genome shotgun sequence contains:
- the LOC135089684 gene encoding uncharacterized protein LOC135089684; its protein translation is MRGAARRQPRSPRVKVRLRRRGTTRPPPPLPARTRPAKGGADDQGGKFFVNKARSTTTWTFLSSFTSIVPYTCYTTGMGTPEACMGRRLRRSRKLAADWEVSKDSARLYGSTLEEGEDPLDSDRESKEGKFFFQIWSTVSTTATVTTFSTNRSVTISVSILCTYAGITYNTC